From Dehalococcoidales bacterium:
TATCGAAGATGGTATCACCTGGGTGACCGCGAAAGGGGTACGGGTTGATCCTGTTATCGGCGATATTGTGGAAGGATGAAAAATGGAACGGACATATGTTGATTATGCGGCAACTACCCCGACTCACCCTGATGTAGTCAAGGCGATGTTACCCTATTTCACCGAGGAATTCGGGAACCCCTCCAGTATCTATTCCTACGGGCTGGAGGCGAAGGAAGCCCTCGATGTGGCCAGAGGCAAGGTCGCCCGGCTCATCGGCGCCCGTGATGAGGAAATTGTCTTTACAGGTGGCGGGACCGAAGCGGATAATACTGCCCTTGAGGGAGTGGCTTTTTCAAGCGAGCCCAAAGGGAACCATATCATTACCAGCTCTATCGAGCATCATGCGGTATCGGAAACGTGCAAGTTTCTGGAGAAAAGGGGGTTCAGCATAACCTACCTGCCCGTAGATAAATACGGGGTGGTTGACCCCGGAGAAGTCAAGAAAGCCATCACCGGCAAGACTGTCCTTATCTCGATAATGCATGCCAATAATGAGGTGGGGACTATCGAGCCTATTGCTGAAATCGGCAAGGTCGCCAAAGAGGCGGGAATATGTTTCCACACTGATGCCGTGCAGACGGTGGGGCATATCCCGGTAGATGTGAATGAACTTGGCGTGGATTTGCTTTCCATGTCAGCGCACAAGCTTTATGGCCCTAAAGGGGTTGGGGCGCTGTATATCAGGAAGGGTACCAGATTAACCCCCTTCCTGCATGGCGGTGACCAGGAGAAAAAACGGCGGGCGAGCACCGAGAATGTGCCCGGTATTGTCGGCTTTGGCAAGGCGGCAGAGCTTGCCCGGCAGGAAATGGACGGGGAGATACGGCGACTGACCGGCCTTCGCGACCGGCTGATAAAGGGTCTCCTGGAACGCGTTGAGCATGTCCACCTGAACGGTCATCCCCAGCAGCGATTGCCGAACAATGTTAATGTGAGTTTCGGGTTTATCGAAGGGGAATCGA
This genomic window contains:
- the nifS gene encoding cysteine desulfurase NifS, producing MERTYVDYAATTPTHPDVVKAMLPYFTEEFGNPSSIYSYGLEAKEALDVARGKVARLIGARDEEIVFTGGGTEADNTALEGVAFSSEPKGNHIITSSIEHHAVSETCKFLEKRGFSITYLPVDKYGVVDPGEVKKAITGKTVLISIMHANNEVGTIEPIAEIGKVAKEAGICFHTDAVQTVGHIPVDVNELGVDLLSMSAHKLYGPKGVGALYIRKGTRLTPFLHGGDQEKKRRASTENVPGIVGFGKAAELARQEMDGEIRRLTGLRDRLIKGLLERVEHVHLNGHPQQRLPNNVNVSFGFIEGESILLNLDLEGICVSTGSACTSSSLEPSAVLLAMCLSHELAHGSVRLTMGKWNTEADIDRILEVTPRVVAKLRAMSPLLKNS